A DNA window from Bacteroides cellulosilyticus contains the following coding sequences:
- a CDS encoding RagB/SusD family nutrient uptake outer membrane protein: MKKLAYITLGCCIALTTACVDLDQYPKSFITEEEYNGIEQDISKVELAATGLYKNLWNGNYGFCCRMMRIDCAADQMVSSPKPNNVLDYIIQLNPSISSNTADWDTSWANFWNVITGANTLIAGTPIPEISGATAEEKEASEKIAKRYKAVVAEARFMRALSYFYLVRMYGDIPYVTNSSEAIEYQPRTAVADIYNKIIVPDLIEACASLPTVSRSGFSSTPSQWAAKALLSDVYMTMAGWPLKLGKEYYAKAAEVSLDIIEHSGLSLTPVYGDLWKEAKKEEANEHLFAIHNSVANKVASQYGKSFYPRDYVKAGWADYYANPDYMATYPEGARKEFNYMTEWPTAAGTTVKWQDSQDGYPCIAKYQDYNQGVAGNSAQSNGITPIYRYADVLLRYAEASNLATGSVNATALKCLQDIQTRAGVSTLTTTTNSEEFDKAVFAERGYEFLAEYKRWFDLVRREKVGEFKSKYYPSSLMKANSHYYFPIPSTQIKLTGWTNNAGY; the protein is encoded by the coding sequence ATGAAAAAATTAGCATATATAACATTAGGATGCTGCATAGCATTAACTACTGCATGCGTTGATTTAGATCAATATCCCAAATCATTCATCACAGAGGAAGAATATAATGGTATAGAGCAAGACATTAGTAAAGTAGAGCTTGCAGCAACAGGTCTCTATAAGAATTTATGGAATGGTAATTATGGCTTCTGTTGCCGCATGATGCGTATTGATTGTGCAGCAGACCAGATGGTAAGCTCCCCTAAACCTAATAATGTCTTAGATTACATTATCCAGTTAAATCCAAGTATAAGTTCCAACACTGCAGACTGGGATACTTCATGGGCTAATTTCTGGAATGTTATCACCGGTGCCAATACACTGATTGCCGGTACTCCTATCCCCGAAATTAGTGGCGCAACTGCTGAGGAAAAGGAAGCCTCCGAAAAAATAGCGAAACGATATAAAGCTGTTGTGGCAGAAGCCCGTTTCATGCGCGCTTTGAGTTATTTCTATTTAGTACGTATGTACGGAGACATTCCATACGTCACAAATAGCTCCGAAGCCATCGAATATCAACCACGTACCGCTGTAGCTGATATTTATAATAAAATTATCGTTCCCGATCTGATTGAAGCATGTGCATCATTACCTACAGTGAGTCGTAGCGGATTTAGTTCCACACCTTCACAATGGGCAGCAAAAGCACTCCTTTCCGATGTTTACATGACTATGGCAGGTTGGCCTTTAAAGTTAGGTAAAGAATATTATGCGAAAGCTGCAGAAGTTTCTTTGGATATTATAGAACATTCCGGACTCTCCCTGACACCAGTATATGGTGACTTATGGAAAGAAGCCAAAAAGGAAGAAGCTAATGAACATTTATTCGCTATACACAATTCTGTTGCTAACAAAGTTGCAAGCCAATATGGCAAATCTTTCTACCCACGAGACTATGTCAAAGCCGGTTGGGCAGACTATTATGCCAATCCTGACTATATGGCAACCTATCCGGAAGGTGCACGGAAAGAATTCAATTACATGACTGAATGGCCCACAGCTGCCGGAACAACCGTAAAATGGCAGGACAGTCAAGACGGATATCCTTGTATTGCCAAATACCAAGATTACAATCAAGGAGTAGCAGGTAACAGTGCGCAATCTAACGGTATTACTCCCATTTACCGATATGCAGACGTATTATTAAGATATGCCGAAGCATCTAATTTAGCTACAGGCAGTGTTAACGCCACAGCCTTAAAATGCCTGCAAGATATTCAAACCCGCGCAGGTGTATCTACATTGACCACAACGACTAATAGCGAGGAATTTGACAAAGCCGTATTTGCAGAACGTGGTTACGAGTTTTTAGCCGAATACAAACGTTGGTTCGACTTGGTACGTCGTGAAAAGGTGGGTGAATTCAAATCTAAATATTATCCTTCATCGCTTATGAAAGCTAATAGCCATTACTATTTCCCAATTCCTTCTACTCAGATCAAGCTTACTGGCTGGACTAACAATGCAGGATATTAA
- a CDS encoding glycoside hydrolase family protein gives MKKNYFLFALVLFSSINLLRAQKIDNLIELKQKSQNPLFHRLGKAIETPAFESEGYWSWGSSVVKGDDGKYHMFVSRFPQSLPFHPGWMVASEIVHAVSDVPQGPYQFSEVALPARGAQYWDGRSTHNPRIVKYNHKYYLIYMGSTHPFADPTYDQLTLDSPWCTVARSNKRIGLAVADSPYGPWKRLDEPILKTKPNTFFSFLTSNPSPVVQEDGSIMMIFKGRKHLEDGKYSNMALGIAYAPTIEGPYRILNNEQPIFQIDGQGEAEDPFLWKDDKGYHAIFKDHVAKFTGEKGGGVMAHSKDGINWTVDKDPKAYSKTVEWENGTITKQGQLERPFILFEDGKPTFIFFATMDGPGEFENGTRSWNMVIPLK, from the coding sequence ATGAAAAAGAATTATTTCTTATTTGCACTGGTACTTTTCTCTTCAATCAACCTACTTCGTGCACAGAAGATTGATAACCTGATAGAATTAAAGCAGAAATCACAGAACCCATTATTCCATCGGTTGGGCAAAGCAATAGAAACACCTGCTTTTGAGAGTGAAGGTTATTGGAGTTGGGGAAGTTCCGTGGTAAAAGGGGACGATGGCAAGTACCATATGTTCGTATCCCGCTTTCCCCAATCGCTTCCCTTTCATCCCGGCTGGATGGTGGCTTCAGAGATTGTACATGCCGTATCGGATGTACCGCAAGGACCTTACCAGTTTAGTGAAGTAGCACTGCCGGCACGTGGTGCACAGTATTGGGACGGACGTTCTACGCACAATCCACGGATAGTGAAATACAATCATAAATACTATCTGATTTATATGGGTTCCACCCATCCCTTCGCAGATCCAACGTATGACCAGTTGACACTCGATAGTCCCTGGTGTACGGTAGCACGTTCCAACAAGCGCATCGGACTGGCTGTTGCCGATTCACCATACGGACCATGGAAGCGCCTGGATGAACCTATCTTGAAAACAAAACCCAATACTTTCTTTAGTTTCCTGACCTCCAATCCCTCGCCAGTCGTACAGGAAGATGGCTCTATCATGATGATTTTCAAAGGGCGCAAGCATCTGGAAGACGGGAAGTATTCAAATATGGCTTTAGGAATCGCCTATGCTCCGACTATTGAAGGCCCTTACCGGATATTAAACAATGAGCAACCCATTTTCCAGATAGACGGACAAGGAGAAGCGGAAGATCCTTTTCTTTGGAAAGACGACAAGGGCTACCATGCCATCTTTAAGGATCATGTAGCTAAATTTACAGGTGAAAAAGGAGGTGGTGTTATGGCACATTCTAAAGATGGCATTAACTGGACCGTTGATAAAGACCCGAAAGCATACTCAAAAACAGTAGAGTGGGAAAACGGCACAATAACCAAACAAGGACAATTGGAACGTCCATTCATTCTTTTTGAGGACGGCAAGCCAACATTTATATTCTTTGCAACGATGGATGGTCCGGGCGAATTTGAAAACGGGACGCGTTCCTGGAACATGGTTATTCCGCTAAAATAG
- a CDS encoding SusC/RagA family TonB-linked outer membrane protein: MEKKSCFLKAFGIMLLCVLFATQANAQEITVTGTVTDNFGPVIGASVVVDGTSNGCITDLDGKFSLTNVPSNGTLSFSYIGYQTQKIAVNGKTSINVKLAEDTQLLQEVVVVGYGVQRKSDLTGAVASVKAGDVLKSTPSGNVSDALQGRMAGVSVVSAGDPSSDQTIRIRGINSITADSEPLVVVDGFIGGSLKALNPADIQSIEVLKDASATAVYGSRGANGVILVTTKTPNKDRLTVSVNAFVNLKTVISKPDLLSPAEFAQLANAYGKEYNESQGKEAHVYYTPDQIAAFSSGKAGYNYIDHIFNSPGVAQNYEVSIAGGGEKTNFLASLRYESVEGAIKNSKNDAFNWRLKVDTKLKKWWKVGMNIYGNLNVSSGPRMTQYEGLLVSAINFPNTTSPTNEKGEYNNIYAIGGNPAYNPMGYINEIDGDTRRLVNNLQGYMDFNIIDGLTFRTQLGVTFTNSLATSSDNAKSYYYFKNTRTQATANSAFNWSWLNTNTLNYTKEFNKNHRINATAVLEQSYSNNFTLKGVANNMYFERLGANSLADSYSQNASSERIINTLLSGMFRVNYVLMDKYMVTASIRADGSSRLKDKWDYFPSAALAWNIKQEAFMQDVKAISQLKLRIGYGSVGNQAIEPYRIFSQMVPTQNADGSTSYTVGRPAAEYLKWERNDQINAGIDLGFFNGRLTLTADWYNKLSKDVLLEVQQPVHSGWDKLLKNACEIQNRGFEITIGADPVNGKDWNWHTDVTLSHNKGTFKNIPTLDRTQIQAGQYENKVFKMIEGEKLGTFWGYTNLGVWKSDEVNQEVTVVKNGVETKGTYASIYKVVPGQEKLLDANNDGTYNDDDQSIIGNGQPSFNWGWNNTLRYKDFDLSLFIIGFHGFDIYNVTDQSGYGNAVSGINTDVITPKRALLNRWTKENENTNIPGFVKLNQTTTGFNSRFVEKGDFIKVKSITLGYNLPKKACDKVFLNDLRLYFSVQNPFMITSYSGLDPEATLGSPLVSGVDWGCYPNSRNFLLGVNFSF, from the coding sequence ATGGAAAAAAAATCTTGCTTCCTAAAAGCATTTGGTATTATGTTACTTTGTGTACTATTTGCCACGCAGGCAAATGCACAGGAAATCACAGTAACAGGTACAGTGACAGACAACTTTGGCCCTGTAATCGGTGCCTCAGTAGTTGTAGATGGAACCTCTAATGGATGTATTACAGACCTTGACGGAAAATTCAGTCTCACTAATGTTCCTTCTAACGGAACTCTCTCATTCTCCTACATCGGTTATCAGACACAGAAAATCGCTGTAAATGGAAAAACCTCTATCAACGTAAAATTAGCAGAAGATACCCAACTACTTCAAGAAGTAGTAGTTGTAGGTTATGGCGTACAACGTAAAAGCGATTTAACTGGTGCGGTTGCTTCTGTAAAAGCAGGAGACGTATTGAAAAGTACACCTTCCGGTAATGTGTCGGATGCCCTGCAGGGACGTATGGCAGGTGTATCAGTTGTCAGCGCAGGCGATCCTTCCAGCGATCAGACAATTCGTATCCGTGGTATCAACTCTATTACTGCGGACAGTGAACCTCTGGTAGTGGTTGATGGATTTATCGGTGGTTCTTTAAAAGCTCTTAATCCTGCTGATATCCAATCCATTGAAGTCTTAAAGGATGCTTCAGCTACAGCCGTCTACGGTTCTCGTGGCGCCAATGGCGTAATCTTAGTGACAACAAAAACTCCAAACAAGGATCGCTTAACCGTATCTGTCAATGCATTTGTAAATCTGAAAACTGTAATCAGCAAGCCTGACCTCCTTTCTCCGGCAGAATTCGCTCAATTGGCCAACGCATATGGAAAAGAATATAACGAAAGCCAAGGAAAAGAAGCTCATGTATATTATACTCCTGATCAAATAGCAGCTTTCTCAAGTGGTAAAGCAGGATATAATTATATAGATCATATTTTCAACTCTCCAGGAGTAGCTCAGAACTATGAAGTATCAATAGCGGGTGGTGGTGAAAAAACAAACTTCTTGGCATCTCTCCGTTATGAAAGTGTAGAAGGAGCTATCAAGAATTCTAAAAATGATGCATTCAACTGGCGCTTAAAAGTTGATACTAAACTGAAAAAATGGTGGAAAGTCGGCATGAATATCTATGGTAATCTAAATGTGTCCTCAGGACCACGTATGACTCAATATGAGGGTTTACTCGTTTCTGCTATTAATTTTCCCAATACTACTTCTCCCACAAATGAAAAAGGAGAATATAACAACATTTATGCTATTGGTGGGAATCCTGCTTATAATCCAATGGGATATATTAACGAAATTGATGGAGATACTCGCAGGCTGGTAAACAACCTCCAAGGTTATATGGATTTCAATATTATCGATGGATTAACTTTCCGTACTCAGTTAGGAGTAACATTTACTAATTCATTAGCAACAAGCTCTGACAATGCCAAGAGTTATTATTACTTTAAAAATACCAGAACGCAGGCTACAGCCAACAGTGCTTTTAATTGGAGCTGGTTAAATACCAATACCTTGAATTATACCAAAGAATTTAATAAAAATCATCGTATCAATGCAACTGCTGTTTTAGAACAGTCCTATAGCAACAATTTCACTTTAAAAGGAGTAGCCAATAACATGTATTTTGAACGTCTTGGTGCTAACAGTTTAGCTGACTCTTACAGCCAGAATGCAAGTTCAGAGCGTATAATCAATACATTGCTTTCCGGAATGTTCCGCGTAAACTATGTTCTAATGGATAAGTACATGGTAACAGCTTCCATTCGCGCCGACGGTTCCTCACGCCTAAAAGATAAATGGGATTATTTCCCTTCTGCAGCATTAGCATGGAATATCAAGCAGGAAGCATTTATGCAAGACGTAAAAGCTATTAGCCAGTTAAAGTTACGCATCGGATATGGTTCTGTAGGTAACCAAGCAATAGAGCCTTACCGTATTTTCTCTCAAATGGTACCTACCCAAAACGCAGACGGCTCAACTTCTTACACAGTCGGACGTCCGGCAGCTGAATACTTAAAATGGGAGCGTAATGATCAAATCAATGCAGGTATAGACTTAGGTTTTTTCAATGGGCGCTTAACATTAACCGCCGACTGGTACAACAAATTATCTAAAGATGTTTTATTAGAGGTACAACAGCCTGTCCACAGTGGTTGGGATAAACTTTTAAAAAATGCCTGCGAAATTCAGAACAGAGGTTTTGAGATCACAATTGGTGCAGATCCGGTAAATGGTAAAGATTGGAACTGGCATACAGACGTGACTCTATCTCACAACAAAGGGACTTTCAAAAATATCCCTACATTAGATCGTACTCAAATCCAAGCAGGTCAATATGAGAACAAAGTATTCAAAATGATTGAAGGAGAAAAGCTGGGAACTTTTTGGGGATATACCAACTTAGGAGTCTGGAAAAGTGACGAAGTAAATCAAGAGGTCACTGTAGTCAAGAATGGAGTGGAAACAAAAGGTACTTATGCTTCTATCTATAAAGTAGTGCCAGGCCAGGAAAAACTCTTAGACGCAAATAATGACGGTACTTACAATGATGATGATCAAAGTATCATAGGTAATGGACAGCCCAGTTTTAACTGGGGGTGGAATAATACTCTCCGTTATAAAGACTTCGATCTCTCATTGTTCATTATCGGTTTCCACGGCTTCGATATTTATAATGTAACAGATCAATCAGGTTACGGGAATGCAGTATCAGGTATCAATACGGATGTTATTACTCCTAAACGTGCACTTTTAAATCGTTGGACCAAAGAAAATGAAAACACCAATATTCCAGGATTTGTCAAACTCAACCAGACTACTACTGGATTTAATAGTCGATTTGTAGAAAAAGGCGATTTTATAAAAGTCAAGAGTATAACTTTAGGATATAACCTACCTAAAAAAGCATGTGATAAAGTTTTCCTCAATGATTTGAGACTTTACTTCTCTGTACAGAATCCTTTCATGATAACAAGCTATAGCGGTCTTGACCCGGAAGCAACTCTCGGTAGTCCATTAGTATCCGGCGTTGATTGGGGCTGCTACCCTAATAGCCGTAATTTTCTGTTAGGTGTAAATTTCTCGTTCTAA
- a CDS encoding tRNA-dihydrouridine synthase family protein, with translation MQSTLPIHFAPLQGYTEAIYRQAHARIFGGVESYYTPFVRVEHGEIRKKDMREITLENNRGVQLIPQLIAPDVDKMEQIIALFIEKGYKNVDINLGCPFPLLAKRHNGSGMLPHPEEVRELLTAAIKNHPDLQFSVKMRLGWENPEECLALLPLLNELPLTHIIMHPRLGKQQYKGEVDLKGFEAFYNECRHPLIYNGDLLTVEDIQATCGRFPQLAGIMIGRGLLANPALALEYQQGHPLSEKDMQERLRLFHADVFAQYGNLLEGGDKQLLTKMKNFWEYLMPDGDRKAKKAIHKSNKLETYQAAVRSLLG, from the coding sequence ATGCAGAGTACCCTCCCCATTCATTTTGCCCCGCTGCAAGGTTACACCGAGGCTATTTACCGACAAGCGCATGCCCGTATATTCGGCGGTGTAGAGAGCTATTATACTCCTTTTGTACGTGTAGAGCACGGAGAAATCCGAAAAAAAGATATGCGCGAGATTACTCTGGAAAACAACCGTGGCGTGCAGCTTATTCCGCAACTCATTGCTCCCGATGTGGACAAAATGGAGCAGATAATTGCCCTATTCATCGAAAAAGGATATAAGAATGTGGACATAAATCTGGGATGTCCTTTCCCTCTTTTAGCTAAACGCCACAATGGTTCAGGCATGCTTCCTCATCCCGAAGAGGTACGGGAGTTGCTGACTGCTGCCATAAAGAATCACCCCGACCTTCAGTTCTCTGTCAAGATGAGGTTGGGTTGGGAGAACCCGGAAGAATGTCTGGCTTTGCTACCCTTGCTGAATGAACTGCCACTGACACATATCATCATGCATCCCCGATTGGGAAAACAACAATATAAAGGGGAAGTGGATTTAAAAGGCTTTGAAGCATTCTACAACGAATGTCGTCATCCACTTATTTATAACGGAGATTTACTTACGGTAGAAGATATACAGGCTACCTGCGGACGTTTTCCACAACTGGCAGGTATCATGATAGGGCGCGGACTGCTTGCTAATCCCGCCTTAGCTTTGGAGTATCAACAGGGACATCCGCTTTCCGAAAAGGATATGCAGGAGAGACTCAGATTGTTCCATGCTGACGTATTTGCCCAGTATGGCAATCTTCTGGAAGGGGGAGACAAACAACTGCTGACGAAGATGAAAAACTTCTGGGAATACCTGATGCCGGACGGAGACCGGAAGGCAAAAAAGGCAATTCATAAGTCCAACAAGCTGGAAACTTACCAGGCGGCAGTCCGCAGCTTGTTGGGGTAA
- a CDS encoding sulfatase, whose amino-acid sequence MKVKNLMLCATALAPSLVWAKELPNIIYIVTDQQTASAMSCMGNDDLHTPNMDKLAQSGVLFRNAYCSTPLSGPARAAMFTGYTSHEVGLARNGTPIPDSLRTRTLGTLMQDAGYDCIYAGKWHVHTASMPDKEFGFTTIHPHSDNGLAEACVGFLEQEHTKPFFLVAGFDNPHNICEYARSQNLPWGNLKDLPQSEWPGLPLNFAKNPYDADVISYEQSLNYSAYSTRNYTPDDWRRYRSLYYRLVEKVDAEIGKILNAMDKQDLWKNTVVIFTSDHGDGVGAHHWNQKSALYEEVVNIPFIVTLPGKKNAGKEMPQLVNNGVDFFAAVCDWAGIRLPEGVHGVSFRSLVEKADPSLKHQDYIVTETTFDKGGNTRGWALRTSRYKYVLYDKGRYREQLFDMEKDRGEMRNLAIEEKYKEILLQHREYLHNWMKLHHVAQIRKDVHTIPEVNPE is encoded by the coding sequence ATGAAAGTAAAGAATTTGATGTTGTGTGCAACGGCTCTCGCTCCTTCTTTGGTTTGGGCAAAAGAGTTGCCTAATATCATCTACATTGTAACCGATCAGCAGACTGCCTCTGCGATGAGTTGCATGGGAAATGATGACTTGCATACTCCCAATATGGATAAACTGGCACAGTCAGGTGTCTTGTTCCGTAATGCCTATTGCTCTACGCCTTTGAGTGGACCTGCCAGGGCAGCTATGTTTACAGGCTATACTTCGCACGAAGTAGGACTTGCCCGAAACGGTACACCGATACCGGACTCATTGCGTACCCGGACTTTGGGAACATTGATGCAGGATGCCGGTTATGATTGTATCTATGCCGGTAAATGGCATGTACATACAGCCTCCATGCCGGATAAAGAGTTCGGTTTTACTACTATCCATCCGCATAGTGATAATGGGTTGGCAGAAGCCTGTGTTGGTTTTCTGGAACAAGAACATACCAAACCCTTTTTCCTGGTGGCAGGGTTCGATAATCCGCATAATATCTGTGAGTACGCACGTAGCCAGAATTTGCCTTGGGGAAATCTAAAAGACCTGCCGCAGAGTGAGTGGCCGGGACTACCTCTTAATTTTGCTAAGAATCCCTATGACGCTGATGTTATCAGTTATGAGCAGAGCCTGAATTATTCGGCTTATTCTACCCGTAACTACACTCCGGATGATTGGCGCCGTTACCGGAGCCTCTATTACCGTCTAGTTGAAAAGGTGGATGCAGAAATCGGTAAGATTCTAAATGCTATGGACAAACAGGATTTATGGAAGAATACAGTCGTGATATTTACCAGTGATCATGGCGACGGAGTGGGAGCACACCACTGGAACCAGAAATCGGCTTTATATGAAGAGGTGGTAAATATACCTTTTATTGTAACTCTGCCGGGGAAAAAGAATGCCGGCAAGGAGATGCCTCAACTCGTGAATAATGGTGTGGATTTCTTTGCAGCAGTTTGCGACTGGGCAGGCATCCGGCTTCCTGAAGGGGTGCATGGTGTCTCTTTCAGATCGTTGGTAGAGAAAGCTGATCCGTCATTGAAGCATCAGGACTACATTGTGACCGAAACCACTTTCGATAAAGGCGGGAACACACGTGGCTGGGCTTTACGTACTTCTCGCTATAAATATGTGTTGTATGACAAAGGCCGTTACCGTGAGCAACTCTTTGATATGGAAAAAGACCGTGGTGAAATGCGGAACCTCGCCATTGAGGAGAAATACAAAGAAATCCTACTACAACACCGTGAGTATCTGCACAATTGGATGAAACTGCATCATGTAGCGCAGATACGTAAAGATGTACATACGATTCCGGAAGTAAATCCGGAATAA